A genomic segment from Diadema setosum chromosome 11, eeDiaSeto1, whole genome shotgun sequence encodes:
- the LOC140235071 gene encoding LOW QUALITY PROTEIN: E3 ubiquitin-protein ligase RNF14-like (The sequence of the model RefSeq protein was modified relative to this genomic sequence to represent the inferred CDS: inserted 1 base in 1 codon), with protein MDEDDKENQANELLALASIFEDEDTFAALEDQCGGSFYAAVELPDDCCVKLSGTMVQQARALGATLRENGENSWLLPVVSLPPXELNFQYPRDYPSKSAPDFTLSSKWLSVNQLTRLCEKLDEIWESNANEVVIYQWTEFLKAETLSHLGITSPIDLDISDLPRTLRQRSMMEGQGYQAGPRAGPGGDGGEALEGATGGVGLVHQPAGGAMKLGVRAMQDTAALTHLTPTIVAHDKLTRDRIFDSSFNTCGVCYEDKFGRDCLQFSGCGHVYCKACMAEHFRVKILDGDVKGLLCPENDCTSQALAPQVKELVDHEVFEKYDARLLDLSLSEMGDIVFCPRKACQCAVIRDEKTNMGLCPQCRFAFCILCKNTFHGVAPCKISHEEYRKLKDEYENASSEERSILEQKFGKRTLRQVIDDCNSEEWIRKHSKYCPQCSCAIQKYDGCNKMTCPKCRCYFCWLCFVVLPRSDPYSHFRGSGQCANRLFEGVIDTYDEQEDLDPNELVDVVGIDNWWNYI; from the exons ATGGACGAGGACGACAAGGAGAACCAGGCCAATGAGCTGCTGGCACTTGCCAGCATCTTCGAGGATGAGGATACGTTCGCGGCTCTCGAGGACCAGTGCGGAGGCAGCTTCTATGCCGCCGTCGAGCTCCCTGACGACTGCTGCGTCAAGCTGAGTGGGACCATGGTACAGCAAGCGAGGGCGCTTG GTGCCACTCTAAGGGAGAATGGGGAGAACTCCTGGCTCCTTCCCGTCGTCTCGCTGCCCC TAGAGCTCAACTTCCAGTATCCTCGGGACTACCCGTCCAAGAGCGCCCCTGACTTCACTCTCTCCTCGAAGTGGCTCTCTGTGAACCAG CTGACAAGACTGTGTGAGAAGCTGGATGAAATATGGGAGAGCAACGCTAATGAGGTGGTCATCTACCAGTGGACCGAGTTCCTCAAGGCGGAGACCCTCTCCCACCTGGGCATCACCTCCCCCATTGACCTGGACATCTCAGACCTGCCCCGCACCCTGAGGCAGCGATCCATGATGGAAGGGCAGGGATACCAGGCAGGACCAAGGGCGGGACCGGGCGGGGATGGTGGGGAGGCACTGGAGGGAGCCACGGGCGGAGTTGGGCTGGTGCATCAG CCCGCTGGTGGAGCGATGAAGTTGGGAGTCCGAGCGATGCAGGATACCGCCGCCCTCACCCATCTCACCCCAACAATTGTGGCCCACGACAAGCTGACGCGGGACCGCATCTTCGATTCCTCCTTCAACACGTGCGGGGTATGCTACGAGGACAAGTTCGGCCGCGACTGCCTCCAGTTTTCAGGATGCGGCCATGTCTACTGCAAAGCCTGCATGGCTGAGCATTTCCGGGTCAAGATCTTGGATGGGGACGTGAAGGGCCTGCTGTGTCCCGAAAACGACTGCACGTCCCAGGCACTGGCCCCACAG GTCAAGGAACTTGTCGATCACGAAGTCTTTGAGAAGTACGACGCACGCCTGCTGGACCTGTCCCTGAGCGAGATGGGCGACATCGTCTTCTGTCCGAGGAAGGCGTGTCAGTGTGCAGTGATCCGTGACGAGAAGACGAACATGGGTTTGTGCCCCCAATGCCGCTTCGCCTTCTGTATCCTGTGCAAGAACACCTTCCATGGGGTGGCCCCTTGCAAAATCAGCCACG aGGAGTACCGGAAGTTAAAGGACGAGTATGAGAATGCATCCTCGGAAGAGAGGTCCATTCTGGAGCAAAAGTTCGGCAAACGGACACTGCGGCAGGTCATCGACGACTGCAACAGCGAGGAATGGATCCGCAAGCACAGCAAGTACTGCCCCCAGTGCTCCTGCGCCATCCAG AAATATGACGGCTGCAACAAGATGACATGCCCCAAGTGTCGCTGCTACTTCTGCTGGCTCTGCTTTGTGGTACTGCCCCGATCCGACCCGTACAGCCACTTCCGCGGCAGCGGGCAATGCGCCAATCGCCTCTTTGAAGGCGTCATCGATACCTACGATGAGCAGGAAGACTTGGATCCCAACGAGCTCGTCGACGTGGTCGGTATCGACAACTGGTGGAATTACATCTGA